A genomic region of Xanthomonas fragariae contains the following coding sequences:
- the lptA gene encoding lipopolysaccharide transport periplasmic protein LptA, translating into MNRMLPAKLVFAALLLPAMAMAKTSDRNQPMAIDSNANDCNMLDDSGKCRFSGNVVITQGTLEIHADTADIFQKNGQTDRVVLNGKQATLKQQMDDGAMMNGKADTIEYQVADEIIVLTGNYKVDSPKGTNAGQRMVYNTKTGNMQSGGDGSRVRTIIQPKNAAPAAATPAPAPAARPAAKPQGKK; encoded by the coding sequence ATGAACCGAATGCTGCCCGCTAAACTGGTGTTTGCCGCGCTGCTGTTGCCCGCGATGGCAATGGCCAAGACCAGCGATCGCAACCAGCCGATGGCGATCGATTCAAATGCCAACGATTGCAACATGCTCGACGACAGCGGCAAGTGCCGCTTCAGCGGCAATGTGGTGATCACCCAGGGCACGCTCGAGATCCACGCCGACACCGCCGACATCTTCCAGAAGAACGGCCAGACCGACCGCGTGGTGCTCAACGGCAAGCAGGCCACGCTCAAGCAGCAGATGGACGACGGCGCCATGATGAACGGCAAGGCTGACACCATCGAATACCAGGTAGCCGACGAAATCATCGTACTGACCGGCAATTACAAGGTCGATTCGCCCAAGGGCACCAACGCCGGCCAACGCATGGTCTACAACACCAAGACCGGCAATATGCAAAGTGGCGGCGATGGCAGCCGCGTGCGTACGATCATCCAGCCGAAGAACGCCGCGCCCGCTGCGGCTACGCCCGCACCGGCACCGGCAGCCAGGCCCGCCGCAAAGCCGCAGGGGAAGAAGTAA
- the murA gene encoding UDP-N-acetylglucosamine 1-carboxyvinyltransferase, with product MAKIIVTGGQALHGEVNISGAKNAVLPILCATLLADAPVEISNVPHLHDVITSVKLLSELGAEVTIDEGTLAKGRSILVDPRSVTHQVAPYELVKTMRASILVLGPLLARYGSAEVSLPGGCAIGSRPVDQHIKGLQALGADISVENGYIKATSNGRLKGARYVFDMVSVTGTENVLMAAVLAEGTTVLENTAMEPEVTDLADCLIALGAQIEGAGTPRIVVQGVQHLSGGHHAVLPDRIETGTFLAAAAMTGGSVTVRRARPDTLDAVLDKLTEAGASITTTADSITLDMHGKRPRAVSLTTAPYPAFPTDMQAQFMALNCVADGVGVINETIFENRFMHVNELLRLGADIQVEGHTAIVRGAERLSGAPVMATDLRASASLILAGLVADGDTTIDRIYHLDRGYENIEEKLGALGATIQRTA from the coding sequence ATGGCAAAAATCATAGTGACCGGCGGCCAAGCGCTGCATGGCGAAGTCAATATTTCCGGCGCCAAAAACGCAGTGCTGCCGATCCTGTGCGCGACCCTGCTGGCGGATGCGCCGGTGGAAATCAGCAACGTGCCGCACCTGCACGACGTGATCACCAGCGTAAAGCTGCTCAGCGAGCTGGGCGCCGAAGTCACCATCGACGAAGGCACGCTGGCCAAGGGTCGCTCGATCCTGGTGGACCCGCGCTCGGTCACGCACCAGGTCGCGCCCTACGAACTGGTCAAGACCATGCGCGCCTCGATCCTGGTACTCGGCCCGCTGCTGGCGCGCTACGGCAGCGCCGAAGTGTCGTTGCCCGGCGGCTGCGCGATCGGTTCGCGCCCCGTGGATCAGCACATCAAGGGCCTGCAGGCGTTGGGTGCTGATATCAGCGTGGAAAACGGCTACATCAAGGCCACCAGCAATGGACGCCTGAAGGGTGCCCGCTACGTGTTCGACATGGTCAGCGTCACCGGTACCGAGAACGTGCTGATGGCGGCGGTACTGGCCGAAGGCACCACCGTGCTGGAAAACACGGCGATGGAGCCGGAAGTCACCGACCTGGCCGACTGCCTGATCGCACTCGGTGCGCAGATCGAAGGCGCGGGAACGCCGCGCATCGTGGTGCAGGGTGTCCAGCATCTGAGTGGTGGGCATCATGCGGTGCTGCCGGATCGCATCGAAACCGGCACCTTCCTCGCCGCTGCTGCGATGACCGGCGGCAGCGTCACCGTGCGTCGCGCGCGTCCGGATACTCTGGATGCGGTGCTGGACAAGCTCACCGAAGCCGGTGCGTCCATCACCACCACCGCCGATAGCATCACCCTGGACATGCACGGTAAGCGTCCGCGTGCGGTGAGTCTGACCACCGCGCCGTACCCAGCATTTCCGACCGACATGCAGGCGCAATTCATGGCGCTCAACTGCGTGGCCGATGGCGTGGGAGTGATCAACGAGACCATCTTCGAAAACCGCTTCATGCACGTCAACGAACTACTGCGCCTGGGTGCGGACATCCAGGTCGAAGGCCATACCGCGATTGTGCGTGGGGCCGAACGCCTCAGCGGCGCGCCGGTCATGGCGACCGATCTGCGCGCATCGGCGTCGCTGATTTTGGCCGGCCTGGTGGCCGACGGCGACACTACCATCGATCGCATCTACCACCTGGACCGTGGTTACGAAAACATCGAGGAGAAGCTGGGGGCGCTGGGCGCGACCATCCAGCGCACCGCATGA
- a CDS encoding KdsC family phosphatase, with protein sequence MPYSPLQHLPADLIGSAARIRLACFDVDGTLTDGRLYYDHAGNESKSFNVLDGQGLKQLDQAGIHVALITARASLSAEKRGQDLGLHVQIGVKNKRLAVLALCQEHGLSLDQVLFMGDDLPDLPALLAVGLPVAPANAHPWIAERVQWHTRARGGEGAAREVCDVVLAAQGQVESIIARFSA encoded by the coding sequence ATGCCCTATTCCCCTCTGCAACACCTGCCCGCCGACTTGATCGGCAGCGCTGCGCGCATTCGCCTGGCGTGCTTCGACGTCGATGGCACCCTGACCGATGGCCGCCTGTATTACGACCATGCCGGCAACGAGAGCAAATCCTTCAATGTGCTCGACGGCCAAGGCCTCAAGCAGCTCGACCAGGCCGGCATCCATGTCGCACTGATCACCGCGCGCGCCAGCCTGTCGGCAGAAAAACGCGGCCAGGATCTGGGTCTGCATGTGCAGATCGGGGTCAAGAACAAGCGGCTCGCGGTGCTGGCCTTGTGCCAGGAGCACGGCTTGTCGCTGGACCAGGTATTGTTCATGGGCGACGATCTGCCCGACCTGCCGGCCCTACTGGCGGTCGGCCTGCCGGTTGCGCCCGCCAACGCGCACCCGTGGATCGCCGAGCGCGTGCAGTGGCATACCCGCGCCCGTGGTGGCGAAGGCGCCGCGCGCGAGGTCTGCGATGTGGTGCTTGCCGCGCAGGGCCAGGTCGAAAGCATCATCGCAAGGTTTTCCGCATGA
- the lptB gene encoding LPS export ABC transporter ATP-binding protein, with translation MLVATGLRKKYKQREVVKEFSLTLEAGEVVGVLGPNGAGKTTCFYMIVGLVEADAGRIELDGRDLTAEPMYARAKLGVGYLPQEPSVFRKLTVADNIRLVLELRDELDRTGREKELTSLLEELQITHVADQLGASLSGGERRRCEIARALAARPRMMLLDEPFAGVDPISVGEIQRIVIHLKERGIGVLITDHNVRETLGICDRAYILAEGGVLAQGAPDALLSNPDVRRVYLGETFRL, from the coding sequence ATGCTTGTCGCTACCGGTCTGCGCAAGAAGTACAAGCAACGCGAAGTGGTCAAGGAATTCAGCCTGACCCTCGAAGCCGGCGAAGTGGTCGGCGTGCTCGGCCCCAACGGTGCCGGCAAGACGACCTGCTTCTACATGATCGTCGGCCTGGTCGAGGCCGATGCGGGCCGTATCGAGCTGGACGGCCGCGACCTGACCGCCGAGCCGATGTATGCACGCGCGAAACTCGGCGTGGGTTATCTGCCGCAGGAGCCGTCGGTGTTCCGCAAGCTCACCGTGGCCGACAACATTCGACTGGTGCTGGAACTGCGCGACGAGCTGGACAGGACCGGCCGTGAGAAAGAACTGACCTCGCTACTGGAGGAACTGCAGATCACCCACGTGGCCGATCAGCTCGGCGCCAGCCTCTCCGGCGGCGAGCGGCGCCGTTGTGAGATCGCGCGCGCGTTGGCGGCCAGGCCGCGCATGATGCTGCTCGATGAACCGTTCGCTGGCGTGGATCCGATTTCAGTCGGCGAGATCCAGCGCATCGTCATCCACCTCAAGGAACGCGGTATCGGTGTGTTGATCACCGATCACAACGTGCGCGAGACCTTGGGAATCTGCGACCGCGCGTATATCCTCGCCGAGGGAGGCGTGCTGGCTCAGGGGGCACCAGACGCGTTGCTATCCAATCCCGACGTCCGTCGCGTGTATCTGGGGGAAACTTTCCGCCTTTGA
- a CDS encoding BolA family protein, producing MDAETIRKLIESGLPEARVDVHGDDGVHFEATVISPTFAGKAPLARHRMVYATLGELMGGAIHALQLKTLTPDEG from the coding sequence TTGGACGCCGAAACCATCCGTAAACTCATCGAATCCGGCTTGCCCGAAGCCCGCGTCGACGTGCACGGCGACGACGGCGTGCACTTCGAGGCGACCGTGATCAGCCCCACATTTGCCGGCAAGGCCCCGTTGGCGCGCCACCGCATGGTCTACGCGACCCTGGGCGAATTGATGGGCGGAGCGATCCACGCGCTGCAGCTCAAGACGCTGACCCCCGACGAAGGCTGA
- the lptC gene encoding LPS export ABC transporter periplasmic protein LptC gives MSWNWRTTLGVVLFAAAVISGWSAWQQRARPVAAAVDDSRADYVLRDFELIALDKQSGKESMTLRAPEMHRNRADQTSEITTPVFLLPDNANQPWTLRSKTGWISPKGDELRLQGDVSGDSPTTGNTPPTTFRTQSLDVFPQQNIAKTAAPVSMSRPGIMQSGIGFEADLKSRQYKLLSQVKTRYEPNAAR, from the coding sequence ATGAGCTGGAATTGGCGCACCACTCTGGGGGTTGTGCTGTTTGCCGCCGCCGTCATCTCCGGCTGGTCGGCGTGGCAACAGCGCGCGCGCCCGGTCGCAGCGGCGGTCGACGATTCGCGCGCCGATTACGTGCTGCGCGATTTTGAGTTGATCGCGCTGGACAAGCAGAGCGGCAAGGAGTCGATGACGCTGCGCGCGCCGGAAATGCACCGCAACCGTGCCGACCAGACTTCGGAAATCACCACGCCGGTGTTTCTGCTGCCCGACAACGCCAATCAACCCTGGACGCTGCGCTCCAAAACCGGCTGGATCAGCCCCAAGGGCGACGAACTGCGCCTGCAAGGCGATGTGTCCGGCGACAGCCCGACCACCGGCAATACCCCGCCGACGACGTTTCGTACTCAAAGCCTGGACGTGTTCCCGCAGCAAAACATCGCCAAGACCGCTGCCCCGGTGAGCATGAGCCGGCCGGGTATCATGCAAAGCGGCATCGGCTTCGAGGCCGACCTCAAATCACGCCAGTACAAGCTCCTTTCTCAGGTCAAGACCCGCTATGAACCGAATGCTGCCCGCTAA
- a CDS encoding KpsF/GutQ family sugar-phosphate isomerase translates to MVVSHLPSATVSDASLVASGQHVLQIEREALTSVGARIGSEFAAACRLVLASRGRVVATGMGKSGHIARKIAATLASTGTPAFFVHPGEAGHGDLGMITEADIVLALSYSGESDEVRMLLPVLKRQGNPIIAMTGCPSSTLAQAADVHLDVSVCTEACPLHLAPTSSTTASLAMGDALAVALLDARGFTADDFARSHPAGSLGRRLLLHITDVMHGGDDLPQVPENASLSEALMEMSRKRLGMTAVVDNDGRLIGLFTDGDLRRALDSDIDVRSAGIAEVMTRNPKTIGADQLAAEAARLMEDYKINGLIVVDAQQRAVGALNIHDLLRAKVV, encoded by the coding sequence ATGGTCGTCTCGCACCTGCCCTCCGCCACCGTCAGCGACGCCAGCCTGGTCGCCAGCGGGCAGCACGTGCTGCAGATCGAGCGCGAGGCGCTGACCAGCGTAGGTGCGCGGATCGGCAGCGAATTCGCTGCAGCGTGCCGGCTGGTACTGGCCTCGCGCGGGCGCGTGGTGGCTACCGGCATGGGCAAATCCGGACATATCGCGCGCAAGATCGCCGCCACCCTGGCTTCCACCGGCACCCCGGCGTTCTTCGTGCATCCAGGCGAAGCCGGTCACGGCGACCTAGGCATGATTACCGAGGCCGACATCGTGCTGGCACTGTCCTATTCCGGCGAATCGGACGAAGTGCGCATGCTGCTGCCGGTGCTCAAGCGCCAGGGCAACCCGATCATCGCCATGACCGGCTGCCCGAGCTCCACCCTGGCCCAGGCAGCCGACGTGCATCTTGATGTCAGCGTCTGCACCGAAGCCTGCCCGCTGCATCTGGCGCCCACCTCCAGTACCACTGCCTCGCTGGCGATGGGCGATGCACTGGCGGTCGCGTTACTCGACGCGCGCGGCTTCACTGCCGACGACTTCGCGCGCTCGCATCCGGCCGGCAGCCTGGGCCGCCGCCTGCTGCTGCATATCACCGACGTAATGCACGGCGGCGACGACCTGCCACAGGTACCCGAAAACGCCAGCCTGAGCGAGGCGCTGATGGAAATGAGCCGCAAACGCCTCGGCATGACTGCGGTGGTCGACAACGACGGGCGGCTGATCGGACTGTTCACCGACGGCGATCTGCGCCGCGCGCTGGACAGCGATATCGACGTGCGCAGCGCCGGCATCGCCGAGGTGATGACGCGCAACCCCAAGACCATCGGCGCCGACCAGCTGGCCGCCGAAGCTGCGCGGCTGATGGAGGATTACAAGATCAATGGCCTGATCGTGGTCGATGCGCAGCAGCGCGCGGTCGGCGCATTGAACATTCACGACCTGTTGCGCGCCAAGGTGGTCTAA